A DNA window from Luteolibacter luteus contains the following coding sequences:
- a CDS encoding bifunctional rhamnulose-1-phosphate aldolase/short-chain dehydrogenase: protein MSADFKHVNYSWDDAHAATLDPVARLVYRSNILGDDQRITNTGGGNTSSKIAEKDPLGGANAEVLWVKGSGGDLRTSKRDNFSSLYQDKLIALQSVYGGRADKGLKSAAEDEMVAMYFHTTFNLNPRASSIDTPLHSFLPGKHVDHMHPNAIISIAASANCEKLTQEIFGGSMAYVPWMRPGFELGLAMQEIARRQPDVKAIMMGQHGFISWDDDDKVCYIRTLEFIEKAAAYIDEKYQAKGGDATAFGGQKYQTLPEEQRRATLAGILPWLRGQVSQQKRFIGTVQDDEKILRFVNSADAPRLAELGTSCPDHFLRTKIKPLYVDWNPQVEDAAALKAKLTAGLEQYRKDYASYYNACKHANSPAMRDPNPTVVLIPGLGMIAWGKDKSESRVTAEFYNCAVEVMRGAEAIDKYIALPQQEAFDIEYWLLEEAKLQRMPAEKELARQVVIVIGAGSGIGKETAHRLVKEGAHIVCVDLNKEAAEATAKEITDKHGLGIGVAGSGISGCGPAIGLAANITDRASIRAMLDQVALAYGGFDHICVTAGIFVPSDTSGHIPDDKWALTFAINVSGSYYVADEAAKTWKEQGLKGNLVLTTSANAAVAKKGSLAYDTSKAAANHLVRELAIELSPLVRVNGVAPATVVQGSAMFPRDRVIGSLAKYSIPYSDDEETESLVGKLAQFYADRTLTKAPITPADQAEAYFLLVTNRLSKTTGQVITVDGGLHEAFLR from the coding sequence ATGTCCGCTGACTTCAAGCACGTGAATTACTCCTGGGATGACGCCCACGCCGCCACTCTGGATCCGGTCGCTCGTCTCGTTTATCGTTCCAACATCCTCGGCGATGACCAACGCATCACCAACACCGGTGGTGGTAATACTTCCTCCAAGATCGCGGAGAAGGATCCGCTCGGCGGTGCCAATGCCGAAGTGCTCTGGGTGAAAGGCTCCGGCGGTGACTTGCGCACCAGCAAGCGCGACAATTTCTCCTCTCTCTATCAGGACAAGCTGATCGCGCTGCAGAGCGTGTATGGTGGCCGCGCAGACAAGGGGCTGAAGTCCGCCGCGGAAGACGAGATGGTGGCGATGTACTTCCACACCACCTTCAACCTGAACCCGCGCGCGTCCTCCATCGACACGCCGCTGCACAGCTTCCTTCCAGGCAAGCATGTCGACCACATGCACCCGAATGCGATCATCTCGATTGCTGCCTCCGCGAATTGCGAGAAGCTCACGCAAGAGATTTTCGGCGGCAGCATGGCCTACGTGCCGTGGATGCGTCCGGGCTTCGAGCTCGGCCTCGCCATGCAGGAAATCGCCCGCCGGCAGCCGGACGTGAAGGCGATCATGATGGGCCAGCACGGTTTCATCTCCTGGGATGACGATGACAAGGTCTGCTACATCCGCACCTTGGAATTCATCGAGAAGGCCGCGGCTTACATTGATGAGAAGTATCAGGCGAAGGGTGGTGATGCGACGGCCTTCGGCGGCCAGAAATATCAGACGCTGCCAGAAGAGCAGCGCCGCGCGACTCTGGCGGGCATCCTGCCATGGCTGCGCGGACAAGTTTCCCAGCAGAAGCGCTTCATCGGCACCGTCCAGGACGACGAGAAGATCCTGCGCTTCGTGAACTCTGCGGATGCCCCGCGCCTCGCGGAGCTCGGCACCTCTTGCCCCGACCATTTCCTGCGCACGAAGATCAAGCCGCTCTACGTCGACTGGAATCCGCAGGTCGAAGACGCTGCCGCGCTGAAGGCGAAGCTCACTGCCGGTCTCGAGCAATACCGGAAGGACTACGCCTCCTACTACAATGCCTGCAAGCACGCCAACAGCCCGGCGATGCGCGATCCGAACCCGACCGTGGTGTTGATCCCGGGCTTGGGCATGATTGCCTGGGGCAAGGACAAGTCCGAGTCCCGCGTGACCGCGGAATTCTACAACTGCGCCGTGGAAGTGATGCGCGGTGCGGAGGCGATCGACAAATACATCGCCCTGCCACAGCAGGAGGCTTTCGACATCGAATACTGGTTGCTTGAAGAAGCGAAGCTGCAGCGCATGCCCGCCGAGAAGGAACTGGCACGCCAGGTGGTCATCGTCATCGGCGCCGGCTCCGGCATCGGCAAGGAAACCGCCCATCGCCTCGTGAAGGAAGGCGCGCACATCGTGTGCGTGGACCTGAACAAGGAAGCCGCGGAAGCCACCGCGAAGGAAATCACCGACAAGCACGGCCTCGGCATCGGCGTCGCAGGCAGCGGCATCTCCGGCTGTGGGCCGGCCATCGGTCTGGCTGCAAACATCACCGACCGCGCCAGCATCCGCGCGATGCTGGATCAGGTGGCGCTGGCCTATGGTGGCTTCGATCACATCTGCGTGACCGCCGGGATCTTCGTGCCGAGCGATACTTCCGGCCACATCCCGGACGATAAGTGGGCACTTACCTTTGCGATCAACGTGTCCGGTTCCTACTACGTCGCGGATGAAGCTGCGAAGACGTGGAAGGAGCAGGGCCTGAAGGGCAATCTCGTCCTCACCACCAGCGCGAACGCCGCGGTGGCGAAGAAGGGCAGCCTCGCCTACGACACCTCGAAGGCCGCAGCGAATCACCTCGTCCGCGAACTCGCGATCGAGCTTTCCCCGCTGGTGCGCGTCAATGGCGTCGCCCCCGCCACCGTCGTGCAGGGTTCCGCGATGTTCCCGCGTGATCGGGTCATTGGTTCGCTCGCAAAGTATTCGATCCCGTACAGCGATGACGAAGAGACCGAGTCGCTGGTCGGCAAGCTGGCCCAGTTTTATGCGGACCGGACCCTGACCAAGGCACCGATCACCCCGGCAGACCAGGCGGAAGCCTACTTCCTGCTGGTGACGAACCGCCTCAGCAAGACGACCGGCCAAGTGATCACCGTGGACGGTGGCCTCCATGAGGCTTTCTTGCGCTGA
- a CDS encoding DeoR/GlpR family DNA-binding transcription regulator, translating into MLAAERQRKILEKVRRDGTVRTTDLARDFVVTEETIRRDLDLLGRRGHLRRTHGGAMDATAPLGELSQTERESRQLDEKIAIGREAVRLICPRETILLDASTTALEFADQLPEDVPVRVVTYSLAVIERLASRDSNLELIQLGGSYEARGRRFSGMLTESALRALRIDRFFFSGGGLDPIRGVSEPNPEQARLKRMMLQHAEWSCALLDHTKLGVQTDFYFAAPEELDVLVTDRGAKIYAKSHLKDLPYELKFAR; encoded by the coding sequence ATGCTGGCCGCGGAACGTCAACGCAAAATATTGGAGAAGGTGCGCCGTGATGGAACGGTCCGCACCACGGATCTCGCCCGCGACTTTGTCGTCACGGAGGAAACGATCCGCCGGGATCTCGATCTGTTGGGCCGCCGCGGCCATCTGCGCCGCACCCATGGCGGTGCCATGGATGCCACCGCGCCTCTGGGCGAACTCTCCCAGACCGAGCGCGAGTCCCGGCAGTTGGATGAGAAAATCGCGATCGGTCGTGAAGCCGTGCGCCTCATCTGCCCCCGCGAGACCATCCTGCTCGATGCTTCCACTACCGCTCTCGAATTCGCCGACCAACTGCCGGAAGACGTGCCGGTGCGGGTGGTGACCTACTCGCTGGCGGTGATCGAACGGCTGGCCTCCCGCGACTCGAATCTTGAGCTGATCCAGCTGGGCGGCAGCTATGAAGCACGCGGCCGCCGCTTCTCCGGCATGCTTACGGAAAGCGCGCTGCGTGCCCTGCGGATCGACCGCTTCTTCTTTTCCGGCGGCGGGCTCGATCCCATTCGCGGCGTAAGCGAACCGAACCCCGAGCAGGCCCGCCTCAAGCGGATGATGCTCCAACATGCCGAGTGGTCCTGCGCCTTGCTCGACCACACGAAGCTGGGCGTGCAGACCGACTTCTACTTCGCGGCCCCGGAAGAGCTCGACGTTCTTGTGACCGACCGCGGCGCAAAGATCTACGCGAAGAGCCATCTGAAGGACCTGCCCTACGAACTCAAGTTCGCTCGCTAA